CCCCCGCGGCCCCCAGGGTCCCCTCCACCGGGAGAGGGACACCGGTCGCCGCCCCGACCGCTTGCCCGCCCCCGGTTTGCATGCCGAAGCCTGCGGGGCCCCGGCCTGCCAAACACGACCCAGGCCTTTCAAAACAGGAAAGCCCTGCGCGAAGCGTGGTTCGCCTCGCGCAGGGCCTTTCTCCCAGGTCTCCGGCCCGTGCTTGCAGGTGCCGCGCCTTAAGGCAGCGGATTTTGCATGATGATTGCCGTTCTGCAAGAAGGGCTTCGCGGAAGGGCGCCGTTCTCCTGCCGGTCCCCTGGGGATCACGAAGAGAATTCCGAAAGGCGGGGCCCCGGCCGTCGGAGCACACCGGCGCCTTGGGCGGGAGGCGGTGCCGGGGGACCGCCTCCGGCCGGCAAAGGGCAGTGCCATGGCCCCGGTCCGGCACGCCGGGGGTGCCTGCGGACCGCCGGCAGAGGATGGGGGGTGCGGTGGAGGCCCGCTGGGGGCTAACCGGACTCCACCCCGTCCCACAACGAAGGACTACTGGTGGAGACGGCCGTGGCACCGGCCGCCAGCACCTTCTTGATGTCCGGGAGGACTCGGACCAGTCCCCCCGCCACCAGGGGCCCCCCGTGCACGGTGCGGATCTCGGCGAAAACCCAGGCAGGCAGCGAAGCCGGCAGCACTTCCACGGCCCCGGGCTGGGTGCGCCGGATCACCTGGACCGCGGTGGCCACGGCCGCGCTGTCCAGGGCGAAGATGCGCAGGATGGTCTCCAGGCCCGCCTCCAGGCTGTAGCGGGCCACGGTGCTGCGGGTGGTGATGATCCCGTCGGGCCGGGCGTAGCGGGCCAGGAACTCGACCCCGCTGCGATCGCCCGCCAGCCCCTCCACCAGGTCGTAGTGGACGAACACAGCCTTGCCCGCAGCCCGGCAGCGCTCGATCACCCGCGGCAGGGTGAGCAAGCTGGCGCTGAGCAGGAACAAGGCTCCCGCCGGCGAGCCCAGGGCCGCGTCCAGGTCTTCTTCCCGCCGCACCGCCGGGATGATCGGGTACCGGTTCAGCGCCTGCCGCGACGACACCCGCGGCGCCCCATCCATCTCCGTGTCCCCCATGTCACTCCTCCTCGCCGCCGTCTCCCACGCCCGGAGCGAGACCGGGACGACCGGGCGGAAGCAACGCTTGCCGGATACGCCGGAGCAGCTCGTCGCGCACCCGGCGAAAGGCGGCCAGCCGTTGTTCTCCCGTCCCCTCGACGGCCGCCGGATCGGGCAGGGACCAGTGCAGCCGCCGCACGTGGGGTGGGGTCACCGGGCAGCGCTCGGCCGCATCGTCGCACAGGGTGACGATGAGGTCCATCTGGTCGAGCAGTGCGGGATCGATAGGCTTGGAGGACTGAGCGCGGATGTCGATGCCGATCTCTTCCATGGCGCGAACGGCCAGCGGGTGTACCCCCTTCGGATCCAGGCCTGCGCTGTACACCTCCCAGGTCCCTCCGAGCAAGGATCTGGCCAGTCCTTCCGCCATCTGGCTCCGCGCCGAATTGCCGGTGCACAGGAACATCAAGCGCTTCGCCACACGTCGAGCCCCCTTGTCGCGTTGGCGCCGCACCGGAAGTCCGGCTCAGTCATTGAGCTCCTGGCGGACGCCGGTCACCAGGTAGATCACCCACTCGGCCAGGTTGGTCGCGTGGTCGCCGATGCGCTCCAGGTGGGAGCCCACCATCAGCAGCTGGGTGGCCTGGTCCACCGTGCCCGGCTTTTCGCGCATGATCATCAAGAGCTCGCGGAAGATCTGGTTGAACAGGTGGTCCAGCTCATCGTCCCGGGCCACCATGGCCCGGGCCAGTTCCACGTCGCCTTCGACGAAGGCCTTCAGGCCATCCCGCACCATCTTCTCCGCGACCTCCGCCATGCGCGGAATGTCCACCAGCGGCTTGATCAGAGGCTCATCGCCCAGGCGCAACGTCACTTTGGCGATGTCGTGGGCGTGATCGGCCATGCGTTCCAGGTCGGTGATCACCTTTAGGGTCATGCCGATCTGCCGCAGGTCGCCTGCCATGGGCTGTTGCAGGGCGATCAGGTTCAGGCAGCGCCGTTCGATGTCCAGCTCCATGCGGTCGACCTCGTCCTCCAGCGCCAGGACCCTGTGGGCCTTCTCCGCATTCCGCTCCTTGAGGGATTCCACCGCCAGCCGGATCGCTTCCTCCACCTGGGTCCCCATGCGCAGCAAGTCCCGGCGCAGGGCATCCAGCTCGGCATGGTAAGAGACGCGCGCCATGATCCCATTCCTCCTCTCCGCGGCGGCCCCATGGCACCGGCCTCACGGCGCCCCACGGCCGCCCGGGTGCTCACCGGGCGCCCTGCGCAAGGATACGTCACTCACCCTGGCCCCGGAACGCCCGGGCCGCCTGCACCGCCACGCTCTCTCCGCCCGCCGGCCTCGCGGCAATGGCGGCGCCGGGAGCCCGACGTCAGCCAAAGCGACCCGTGATGTAATCCTCCGTTCGCTTGTCGCGGGGCCGGGTGAAGATCGCCGACGTCGGCCCGTACTCGATCAGCTCGCCGTTTAGGAAGAAGGCCGTCCGATCCGCGACGCGGGCCGCCTGCTGCATGTTGTGCGTAACGATGACGATGGTGTACCGCTGCTTGAGTTCCGTGACCAGGTCCTCAATCCGGGCTGTGGCCGCCGGATCCAGCGCGGAGGTGGGTTCGTCCAGGAGGAGCACGTCCGGGTCGACGGCCAGGGCCCGGGCGATGCACAGCCGCTGCTGCTGGCCGCCCGAGAGGGCGGTGGCCGGTGCGTTGAGACGGTCCTTCACCTCGTCCCACAACGCCGCCGCCCTGAGCGCCTGCTCGACCCGTTCCGCTATCTGCGGCTTCGGAAGACGCCCACCCAGACGCAACCCCGAGGCCACGTTGTCGAAGATGGACATGGTGGGGAACGGCGTCGGCCGCTGGAACACCATGCCGATTCGGCGCCGCACCATCACCGGGTCCACGCCCGGTGCGTAGATGTCGGCCCCGTCCACGTAGACGCTCCCTTCGACCCGCGCGCCCGGTACCACCTCGTGCATGCGGTTGAGGCACCGGATCAGGGTCGACTTACCGCAACCCGACGGACCGATGATGGCGGTGATGGCCTTTGCACCGACCTCGAGGCTCACCCCGTGCAGGACCTTGCGATCCCCGTACCAGGCCGACAAACCATGTACGGACAACTTGATCGAACTCTCCATGACACCCTTCCGTTCCCTGGTATTTACTTCGCCGGCGGACGCGGGCGTACTCGCAGCGTCCCTCTCCGCCACACGCAGCACTTCCATGGCTTAGTTCGTCCCTCCTCCCTGCCGCCGCGCCACCAGCGTCCGCGCCACGATGTTCAGGACCAGGACCAGTACGATCAGAATGAACGCGGCACCCCACGCCTTTTGTTGTGCGTTCTCAAAGGGGGTCAAGGCGAAGGTAAACACCTGGACCGAGAGGGTGGCAATGGGCTGGTCGAGACGCCAGGACCAGAAATTGTTGTTGAGCGCCGTAAAAAGCAACGGTGCCGTCTCGCCTGCGATGCGGGCCACGGCAAGCATCACGCCGGTCAGTACGCCACCCGCTGCCGCCGGGAGAACGATTCGCAACGTCACCTTCCAGGGTGAAATGCCGAGGGCCAGTCCCGCCTCGCGCACAGCCCCAGGGACGAGGCGCAGCATCTCCTCGGTGGTGCGCGTCACCAGCGGCAGCATGATCACGGCCAGGGCCATGCTCCCCGCCAGGGCCGAGAACGTGCCCGTCCGTACCACAACGAGCCCGTAGATGAACAGGCCGACCACGATGGACGGCACCCCGCTCAGAACCTCCGTCAAAAACCGGAGCATGGTGCCGAGGCGCCCGTCGCCGAACTCGGACAGGTAGATACCCGCTAGGATCCCCACCGGCACCGCCACCAAGGACGCGACCAGGACGACGATCAACGTGCCCACGATGCCGTTGCCCACGCCACCACCCTGGTCGGTCACCGCGCCCGGCAGCGAGGTGAGGAACTCCCAGCTGATCGCTGCCATCCCTTCGCGAACGACATACGCCATCACGATGACCAGGGGAACCAAGACAATGCCCGTGGCCAGGACCGGCAGCCACCGCAAGACCCTGTCGGCGACGACCCTCCGCCGCAGAACCGGATCCGGAGCAAACGGGTTGACGTTCTCCGCCCGTTGCATCATCGTGCACCCTCCACCACCTGCAGGCGTCGGAGCAACAAGCGCGCCAGGATATTGACCAACAAGCTGATCACCAGCAGCAACACACCGATTTCCATCAGCGCCGCCCGGTGAAGCTCGGTGGTGGCCTCGGCGAACTCGTTGGCGATGACGCTGGCCATGGTCGCCGCCGGCGCCAGCAGCGAGGTCGAGATCTCGGGAGCGTTCCCGATGACCATCGTCACCGCCATCGTCTCTCCCAGGGCGCGCCCCAGGGCCAGGATGACGGCGCCGGCGATGCCGGACCGGGCAAAGGGCAGTACCACGCGAAAGATCGTCTCCATGGGCGTGGCACCCAGCGCCAGGAAGGCCTCTCGCTGGCTGCGGGGCACGGCGCCGATGACGTCCCGGGAGATGGCGCTGATGGTGGGAACGATCATGATGGCCAGAACCAGTGCACCGGCCATCATGCTGATCCCGTACGGAGCTCCCTCAAACAGCGGGAGGAAGCCAAGGTGCTCGCCCAGCCACGGCTGGATCCTCTCCTGCAGCCACGGCACCATGACGTACAAGCCCCAAAGGCCGTAGACCACGCTGGGCACCGCGGCCAGCAATTCCACCAGAAAGGACAGCAACGCCCGCCAGCGCGGGGGCGCCAGTTCCGCCAGGTAGATGCCCGTCAAGATGCCCAATGGCGTCGCCAGGAGCAGCGCCAGCAGCGATGAGACCACCGTTCCGTAGATGAAGGGCAGAGCACCAAACTCGCCGGCCACCGGGTCCCACGCCCGCGAGCGGAGGAACCCCCAGCCAAAGGCCGCGCGTGCATCCTGGGAGTTCCGGTACAGCTCCACCGCCAGCCCCAACAGCACGAGACCCACGGCCGCGGCCGCAAGAAGCGTGATCAGCTGGAAACCGCTTAGCTCGAACCCACGTCTCCACCACGGTCCTGTTCGTTGCCGCACGACGGCGACACCTCTCATTCCAGGCGTTGTCAAACTGCGCCTGGCAGGCAACCCAAACGGGCGCGCGCCCGCGGAACGACCGGAACGCACGCCCGAACGGGAGGGGGGGTAACCCAAAACCTCTCTGGATCGATTCCTTACTGCAGAATGGGCTGGCCGTTGCAGGTGATGGTCTTCACCGCGTCCAGCGCCATCTGCTTGACGTTGTCCGGCAACGGCGCGTAGAGGAGGTCGGCCGCGTAGGATTCGCCCTCCGCCAGCGCCCACTGCAGGAACTCCACCAGCGCCTTGCCCTTCGTGCAATCCGTCTGATCCTTGTAGACCAGCAGCCAGGTGAAGCCGGAGATGGGATAGGCGTTCTCGCCGGGCTGGTCCACGATGAAGATCCGGAAGTCCTCGGGCATGTTCGCCGCAGCCCCGGCGGCCGCCGCCGTGACCGTGTCGATGGAGGGCTCGACGAAGTTGCCCGCCTTGTTCTTCACCAGGGCGTAGGGCATGTTGTTCTCGATGGCGTAGGCCAGTTCGACGTAACCGATGGAGTTCTTCAGCTTCTGCACCTGGGTAGCGACGCCCTCGTTGCCCTTGGCGCCGATGCCGGTGGGCCAGTCGACGGAAGTGCCGGCCCCCACCTGGCTCTTCCACTCCGAGCTCACGGCACTCAAGTACTCGGTGAAGATGTTCGTCGTACCGCTACCGTCGGAGCGGCGGACCACGACGATATCCGCGTCCGGCAGGTTGACGCCGGGGTTGACGCTGGCGATGGCCGGATCGTTCCACTTCTTGATCTTGCCCAGGTAGATCCCGGCGATCGCCTCCGGAGTGAGCTTCAGGCCGCTTTCCACGCCCGGCAGGTTGTAGGTCAGCACCACCGCGCCCATGACCGTGGGGATGTGCATCAACTCACCCTGGACCTTGGCCAGCTCCTCGTCGCTCATCGGGCCGTCCGAGGCGCCGAAGTCCACGGTCTTGGCCGTGATCTGCTGCTTGCCGCCGCCGCTACCGATGGACTGATAGTTGATCTGGACGTCGGGACGGAGCTTGTGATACTCGTCGAACCACTTGGAATAGAGCGGATACGGGAAGGTCGCGCCAGCCCCGTTCAGGACGACGGTCTGGGCAGAAGATCCGGAAGAAGAGCCCCCCTGGTCCGTACCTGGGGCCTGCCCGCCCTGATCCTGTCCTTGCCCGCCCGACGAGCCGCCGCCGCAGGCTGTCAAGACCAGTGCGCTGGCAAGCAAAACCGCCAGCCAGATCCGGCGCGTGAAACGTTTCGCCACGCCTGTCCCTCCCTGGGGATGAAGATTCGTTGCGCTTATCACGTTACCGGACCCTCCGCGGGGACAGGTTGGTGAACGGGGAACCTTTTGTGAAGCTTCTGTTAAGGTCTTCGCAGCCGGCCGTCAACGTCCACCCTCGCAGCCGCCGGGGAATTCCCCTACCCCCTTCGCGCCCGCCGCGACGTCGTCGGCAGCCAGCGGGATGCGGAAACGGATGACGGTGCCAGCACCCAGCTGGCTTTCGGCCCCGACCGCCCCGCCGTGAGCCTCGATGATGTGCTTGACGATGGCCAGGCCGAGACCGGTCCCACCGGCCGCCCGGCTGCGACCGGGGTCGACGCGGTAAAAGCGCTCGAAGATCCGCGGCAGGACATCGGGAGGAATGCCGCGCCCAGTGTCCCGCACCTCACCGACCGCCATGGCCTGGTGGCCCTGCCCCTCTCGACCGACCGCCACCGTCACCGTCCCGCCCGCCGGGGTGTACTGGCGCGCATTCTCCAGCAGGTTCGTCCACACCTGATCCAGCCGGTGCCGATCGGCCCAGACCGGCACAGGCTCGGGCGACAACTGCACCTCCAGACGCAAGCCGGTTGCCTCCAGCCGCGGCCGGAACCGCTCCGCCGCCTGCGCCGCGCTATCCCGCAGGTCGAACCGCTCCCGCTGTAACCCCGGTTCCGGCGACTCCAGGCGCGCCAGGTCCAGCAGGTCCTGGACCAGGCGAGCCATGCGCTCCGCCTCACGGTGGATAACCTGCGCAAAACGTTCGGCCGTGGCCGGATCTTCTCGGATGACTCCCTCAAGCAAGGTTTCCGCAAACCCTTGGATGGCCGCCACGGGTGTGCGCAGTTCATGGGAAACGTTGGCTACGAAATCGCGCCGGATCTGCTCCAGCCGCCGGATCTCGCTGATGTCGTGCAGGACCACGACCAGGCCACCGCCCTTCCCTCCCGCAGCCATGGCGCCGCGCCCGGCAAACTTGGAGCCGGCTTCGCCAGGGACATCCACACCACCCGGCACCGTCGCCCCCCCGGCATCGGTACCTAGAGGCACCACCGTGACCCGCACGTGTCGCGGCGCTGCACCGGGATCGGGTGGGATGGTCACGTCGTGCTCCACAACCTGCCCTCCGACAAGGCCTTCCTCAATCACGCGCGCCAGGCCGTAGTGGCGGGTCACGCTGATATAGTCGCGTCCCAGTGCCTGCTCAGGAATATCCAGCAACCGGCGGGCGGCCGGATTCGCCAGGCGCAACCGGCCATCACCGTCAATGAACAGCACCCCGCTGGTCATGGCACCTACCACGGTGGCAAGCCGCGCCTGCTCCGTCCGCAGCTCGCGCAAGGTCACCTGCAGCCGGGCGGCCATCTCGTTGAAGGCGCGGGCCAGGGTGACCAGCTCGTCGGGCCCGTCGACGTGCACCCGGCGCTCGAACTCGCCCGCGGCCAGCTGGCGCGCCCCCGCCACAAGTTCCCGCACCGGCCGGGTCACCCGCTCCGCCATGGCCCAGCCAAGGCCGGCACCGGTCAGGGCGGCCACCAGCAGGCCCAGGATCAGCGTCGGCAAAAAGTCCCGGGAAAAGAGCTGCGGCAGCTCCCCCAGCAACAGGGCCGTCACGGTCCCCACCACGGCCACACCCAGCGGGAAGTAAACCGCCAGTCGCCAGGCCAAGTACCGCCGCAGCCCCCCCGCCATGATGCCGCCTCCTCGCTCGTTCCGCGCCGCCGCCCGCCCCGGTGGCCCGCGGCGCCAGGTCTGCCCGGACCCCGGCCGGCGTAGATCTGGGATGAACCGGTCACGGGCTCACCACGGTCCGCCCGGGCCGGACGACCAGGGGGGAGTTCCGTGCCGGAAGCCGCCGCACGGGTCGCGCGCCCGCCCTACCGGCCACCCACACCGGACGAACCCGGTCCCCGGGAGCGGGGTACTGGCCGCCCGCCCGTCCCCCGGGGATGCCCTGCCGGTCGCCGTCCGAGCGCACCCGTTGGGGACACCGCCGCCGGGTCCAGGGGGAGCCGCCGGGGGCACCGGTTCCGGTTGCGGTTGCGGTCCCGACCCGGGTGGCGCATCCCCGGGGTGTGGGCGCCCCGGCACCTGGCCCCCGCGCTGGGCATCCTGTTGGTCGCCCTGCTGGCGGCCGGCTGCGGTGCGCGCCCCTGGGGTCCCCGGACCATCACCCTCACCCTCACTCCGGAGTTCACCATGGAACCCCGGGAGGTGGTGGTGCGCCCGGGGGAGACGGTGCGGCTCGTGGTGGTCAACGCCGACACCCGCCTGCCCCACCAGGTGCGCTCCGCCGCCAAGCTGGGGCCCGACCTGGAGCTTGAGCCGGGCCAGCGCCAGGTCCTGGAGTGGAAGGCACCCGCCGAGCCCGGCGCCTTCCCCATCTGGTGCGGCATGCCGGGCCACCGGAAAAACGGCATGGTGGCCCGGGTGGTGATCCGCGGGGAGCGCTAAGCACCGCGCGCCTCGGCCCCATTGCCCGCACCCGGCGCCTTCGCCGCGCCTCGCCACCCCCTGGCCGCCCTGCGTGCCCGTCCTCGCCTGCACGGCCCCTCCGCCGCCTCCGCCCGGCCCTCCGGCGCCGCCTCCGCCCCACCGGTGCTGTTGGGGCAGCAGCGAGGCCGGCGCCGGCGGGCCCGCCCGCCGCCTTGCCGGTCGTCAGCGCTGCCGGTTCTTCCGGTAGGCGACGATCTCCACGTCCTCGAGGACGACTAGGCCTTCCTGCACCGCCTCGTCCAGGAAGGCCAGAAGGGGCTGGAGGCGCTCCACATGGTCGATGATCTCGACGATGACCGGCAGGTCCGCCGACAGTTCCAGTACCCGGGCCGCGTGGACACGGCTGTTGGCACCGAACCCCTCGATGCCGCGGTACACGGTGGCCCCGGCCAGCCCCAGCTCCCGCGCCTTGAGCACGATGGTGTGGTAGAGGGGTTGCCCCTGCCAGCGGTCCGTCTCCCCGATGTAGACCGTCAAGCGCCGGGCCGGCGCCTGGATGCGCAAGGCCGCTTCCCCCTCTTCCGGCGATGTCCGCCACCGCTCCATCACGACCGCACCCCCAGAGCCTGGCTGGCACCCCAGCCCAACCAGGCGGCCGCCATCCCCAGGACCAGGCTCACCCCCAGGTAGGCGGCGGCTGCCCCGGGGCGCCCATCCCGCAGCAGGGTCAGCGCTTCCCAGGTCATGGTGGAAAAGGTGGTGTACGCGCCGACAAACCCGCTGGTCAACGCCAGGCGTACGGCCGGCGATGTCACGGTATTCAGCAGCAGTGGGTGCAGGAACGCCAAGATGAAGGCGCCCGTCAGGTTGATCACCAGCGTTCCCCAGGGGAACCCTCCAGGCGTCCGTTCGGCGATCCACTGGGTCAGCCCGTACCGCGCCAGCGCGCCGGCCGCTCCCCCCAGCGCGACTCCAAGCCAGACCAGGACCGATCACTCCATTTCCAATTGCCGTCCCTCCCCAGTATAATCGAGGAGAAGATCCGGTCGGGGGCCGCGTCAGGCCCCCAATCCCAAAACCAAGATCCCTGAAGGGGAGTAGCCGCCGCGGGACGAACCGGCCGGTGCCGCCCATCCGGGCGGCACCGGGGTGATCGCCGGGGTCTCGCGGTCCCGCGGGCCGTCAATACGGGGCGACCATGCGCCGCCCGGCCCGCGGTGCGCAGGTCCAGCGGGCAAGACCTTCGGGCGCTTGCGACCGTTCGATCGCAGCTGCCCGAAGGTTTTTTATTTAACGTCAGGGGTTCGGCAATGCTGTAGCCGACCTCGAGACCAACAGGAGGGACGGACGTTGGCCCTGGTCCTGTTCAATCTGCTGGTCGTCGCCCTGATCCTCTTCGACCTGGGTCTCGGCCGGCGCCAGGCCACCTTGACGGCTCGCCAGGCCGTCTTCCGGACGCTCTTTTACGTGGCCATCGCCGTCGGCTTCGGCATCTGGCTGGGGCAGGCCCGGGGCGGCACCACCATGGCGGAGTACTTCGCCGGCTACCTGGTGGAGTACGCGCTGAGCATGGACAACATCTTCGTCTTCATCGCGCTGTTCTCGTTCTTCTCCGTGCCGGAGGAGCTGCGCCCCCGGGTGCTGCTGTGGGGCGTGCTGGGTGCCCTCATCATGCGCGGGCTGATGATCTGGGGCGGTGCCGCCCTGCTGGAACGCTTCAACTGGTTGCTTTACGTCTTCGGGGTCATCCTGATCGCCACGGGCATCCGCTTCTTGCGGCACAAGGACGACGAGGCCGGCGACGTGGAACGCAACCCCGTGCTGCGGCTGGTGCGCAAGCTCTTGCCCGTCACGGAGGAGTACCACGGGGGCCGGTTCTTCGTCCGGAGGAACGGTCGGCTGTGGGCGACGCCGCTGTTCGTCGTCCTGGTGCTGATCGAGACCACGGACCTGATGTTCGCACTGGATTCCATCCCGGCCATCTTCGGCATCACCCGGGATCCCTTCGTGGTCTACACCGCCAACGTCTTCGCCATCATCGGGCTGCGGTCGCTGTTCTTTGTCTTCAGCGCCATCCTGCCCCTGATTCGCTACCTGAAGTACGGCCTGGCCGTCACCCTGGTGTTCATCGGGGTGAAGATGTTGCTGATCGACGTGATCCACCTGGCCCCCGCCACCTCGCTGGGCATCTTGGCTCTCATTCTGGGGGCGTCCGTCGTGGCCTCGGTCCTGTTCCCCCCGCGGGAGCCGGCGGAAGCTGCGGGCAACCCTCGCCACAAGTCCTGACAACCGGGGAGGCCGGCGACGGGCGCGGAGCGCTGGACCGGTCGCGCCGCCGGCACCGGCGCGCTCCGCACGCCGCTTGCCGGCCCCCGCGGCCCCGTACGCCGCCACCCGCCCATGGTATGATCAGGATGGCACAAGCCATCCTGGTGGAGGTGGCACCCCGTGGCAGAACAGGCCTATCGCATCGAGCGGGACTCCATGGGCGAGATGCGGGTCCCCGCCGATGCCCTCTACGGCGCCCAGACCCAGCGGGCCGTGGAGAACTTCCCCATCAGCGGCATCCGCTTTCCACGCCCCTTCATCCGCGCCCTGGGATTGATCAAGCGCGCTGCCGCCCAGACCAACGCCGAGCTGGGGCTCCTCGACTCCCGCCTGGCGGAGGCCATCGTCCAGGCGGCCGGCGAGGTCATCGAGGGCAAGCTGGACGGCCACTTCGTCCTGGACATCTTCCAGACCGGCTCGGGCACCTCGACCAACATGAACGCCAACGAGGTCATCGCCAACCGGGCCATCCAGATCCTGGGCGGCGAGCTGGGGACGCGCAGCGTTCATCCCAACGACCACGTCAACATGGGCCAGTCCAGCAACGACGTGATCCCCACCGCCATCCACATCGCCGCCCTGGAACAGATCGAACGCAAGCTGATCCCCGCTCTGGAAGCCTT
This is a stretch of genomic DNA from Thermaerobacter sp. PB12/4term. It encodes these proteins:
- the pstB gene encoding phosphate ABC transporter ATP-binding protein PstB → MESSIKLSVHGLSAWYGDRKVLHGVSLEVGAKAITAIIGPSGCGKSTLIRCLNRMHEVVPGARVEGSVYVDGADIYAPGVDPVMVRRRIGMVFQRPTPFPTMSIFDNVASGLRLGGRLPKPQIAERVEQALRAAALWDEVKDRLNAPATALSGGQQQRLCIARALAVDPDVLLLDEPTSALDPAATARIEDLVTELKQRYTIVIVTHNMQQAARVADRTAFFLNGELIEYGPTSAIFTRPRDKRTEDYITGRFG
- the phoU gene encoding phosphate signaling complex protein PhoU yields the protein MARVSYHAELDALRRDLLRMGTQVEEAIRLAVESLKERNAEKAHRVLALEDEVDRMELDIERRCLNLIALQQPMAGDLRQIGMTLKVITDLERMADHAHDIAKVTLRLGDEPLIKPLVDIPRMAEVAEKMVRDGLKAFVEGDVELARAMVARDDELDHLFNQIFRELLMIMREKPGTVDQATQLLMVGSHLERIGDHATNLAEWVIYLVTGVRQELND
- the pstA gene encoding phosphate ABC transporter permease PstA — protein: MMQRAENVNPFAPDPVLRRRVVADRVLRWLPVLATGIVLVPLVIVMAYVVREGMAAISWEFLTSLPGAVTDQGGGVGNGIVGTLIVVLVASLVAVPVGILAGIYLSEFGDGRLGTMLRFLTEVLSGVPSIVVGLFIYGLVVVRTGTFSALAGSMALAVIMLPLVTRTTEEMLRLVPGAVREAGLALGISPWKVTLRIVLPAAAGGVLTGVMLAVARIAGETAPLLFTALNNNFWSWRLDQPIATLSVQVFTFALTPFENAQQKAWGAAFILIVLVLVLNIVARTLVARRQGGGTN
- a CDS encoding DUF190 domain-containing protein, which gives rise to MERWRTSPEEGEAALRIQAPARRLTVYIGETDRWQGQPLYHTIVLKARELGLAGATVYRGIEGFGANSRVHAARVLELSADLPVIVEIIDHVERLQPLLAFLDEAVQEGLVVLEDVEIVAYRKNRQR
- a CDS encoding ATP-binding protein, translated to MAGGLRRYLAWRLAVYFPLGVAVVGTVTALLLGELPQLFSRDFLPTLILGLLVAALTGAGLGWAMAERVTRPVRELVAGARQLAAGEFERRVHVDGPDELVTLARAFNEMAARLQVTLRELRTEQARLATVVGAMTSGVLFIDGDGRLRLANPAARRLLDIPEQALGRDYISVTRHYGLARVIEEGLVGGQVVEHDVTIPPDPGAAPRHVRVTVVPLGTDAGGATVPGGVDVPGEAGSKFAGRGAMAAGGKGGGLVVVLHDISEIRRLEQIRRDFVANVSHELRTPVAAIQGFAETLLEGVIREDPATAERFAQVIHREAERMARLVQDLLDLARLESPEPGLQRERFDLRDSAAQAAERFRPRLEATGLRLEVQLSPEPVPVWADRHRLDQVWTNLLENARQYTPAGGTVTVAVGREGQGHQAMAVGEVRDTGRGIPPDVLPRIFERFYRVDPGRSRAAGGTGLGLAIVKHIIEAHGGAVGAESQLGAGTVIRFRIPLAADDVAAGAKGVGEFPGGCEGGR
- a CDS encoding arsenate reductase ArsC; translation: MFLCTGNSARSQMAEGLARSLLGGTWEVYSAGLDPKGVHPLAVRAMEEIGIDIRAQSSKPIDPALLDQMDLIVTLCDDAAERCPVTPPHVRRLHWSLPDPAAVEGTGEQRLAAFRRVRDELLRRIRQALLPPGRPGLAPGVGDGGEEE
- a CDS encoding glycerol-3-phosphate responsive antiterminator codes for the protein MGDTEMDGAPRVSSRQALNRYPIIPAVRREEDLDAALGSPAGALFLLSASLLTLPRVIERCRAAGKAVFVHYDLVEGLAGDRSGVEFLARYARPDGIITTRSTVARYSLEAGLETILRIFALDSAAVATAVQVIRRTQPGAVEVLPASLPAWVFAEIRTVHGGPLVAGGLVRVLPDIKKVLAAGATAVSTSSPSLWDGVESG
- the pstC gene encoding phosphate ABC transporter permease subunit PstC translates to MRQRTGPWWRRGFELSGFQLITLLAAAAVGLVLLGLAVELYRNSQDARAAFGWGFLRSRAWDPVAGEFGALPFIYGTVVSSLLALLLATPLGILTGIYLAELAPPRWRALLSFLVELLAAVPSVVYGLWGLYVMVPWLQERIQPWLGEHLGFLPLFEGAPYGISMMAGALVLAIMIVPTISAISRDVIGAVPRSQREAFLALGATPMETIFRVVLPFARSGIAGAVILALGRALGETMAVTMVIGNAPEISTSLLAPAATMASVIANEFAEATTELHRAALMEIGVLLLVISLLVNILARLLLRRLQVVEGAR
- a CDS encoding TerC family protein, whose amino-acid sequence is MALVLFNLLVVALILFDLGLGRRQATLTARQAVFRTLFYVAIAVGFGIWLGQARGGTTMAEYFAGYLVEYALSMDNIFVFIALFSFFSVPEELRPRVLLWGVLGALIMRGLMIWGGAALLERFNWLLYVFGVILIATGIRFLRHKDDEAGDVERNPVLRLVRKLLPVTEEYHGGRFFVRRNGRLWATPLFVVLVLIETTDLMFALDSIPAIFGITRDPFVVYTANVFAIIGLRSLFFVFSAILPLIRYLKYGLAVTLVFIGVKMLLIDVIHLAPATSLGILALILGASVVASVLFPPREPAEAAGNPRHKS
- the pstS gene encoding phosphate ABC transporter substrate-binding protein PstS, with protein sequence MAKRFTRRIWLAVLLASALVLTACGGGSSGGQGQDQGGQAPGTDQGGSSSGSSAQTVVLNGAGATFPYPLYSKWFDEYHKLRPDVQINYQSIGSGGGKQQITAKTVDFGASDGPMSDEELAKVQGELMHIPTVMGAVVLTYNLPGVESGLKLTPEAIAGIYLGKIKKWNDPAIASVNPGVNLPDADIVVVRRSDGSGTTNIFTEYLSAVSSEWKSQVGAGTSVDWPTGIGAKGNEGVATQVQKLKNSIGYVELAYAIENNMPYALVKNKAGNFVEPSIDTVTAAAAGAAANMPEDFRIFIVDQPGENAYPISGFTWLLVYKDQTDCTKGKALVEFLQWALAEGESYAADLLYAPLPDNVKQMALDAVKTITCNGQPILQ
- a CDS encoding cupredoxin domain-containing protein, translated to MWAPRHLAPALGILLVALLAAGCGARPWGPRTITLTLTPEFTMEPREVVVRPGETVRLVVVNADTRLPHQVRSAAKLGPDLELEPGQRQVLEWKAPAEPGAFPIWCGMPGHRKNGMVARVVIRGER
- the crcB gene encoding fluoride efflux transporter CrcB, producing MVWLGVALGGAAGALARYGLTQWIAERTPGGFPWGTLVINLTGAFILAFLHPLLLNTVTSPAVRLALTSGFVGAYTTFSTMTWEALTLLRDGRPGAAAAYLGVSLVLGMAAAWLGWGASQALGVRS